One Campylobacter concisus DNA segment encodes these proteins:
- a CDS encoding tetratricopeptide repeat protein has product MKNLLFALLAAINLFASEPGLSPLLAADTLEKVKKCKNPDLNATKECVQAGMVAANSKQDYGAAEGLFSLACAKGDGEGCFYLGELYKNNLVKAADKSERETKISAYYKASCVLYEYLPGCLALANFIQEELGDEVQSFAINNTLCNKKYAPGCYNVAWMIERTGGDIGEMMEYYERSCKLGYAGGCERAAWLYEGNFNENRYEQVKKDAKKAKQMRKKACELGDKQSC; this is encoded by the coding sequence ATGAAAAATTTATTATTTGCGCTACTTGCGGCGATAAATTTATTCGCTAGCGAGCCGGGCCTTTCGCCATTGCTGGCCGCAGATACGCTAGAAAAGGTCAAAAAATGCAAAAATCCCGACCTAAACGCTACCAAAGAGTGCGTGCAAGCGGGTATGGTAGCGGCTAACTCAAAGCAAGACTACGGCGCGGCGGAGGGGTTATTTAGCCTAGCCTGCGCTAAAGGAGACGGCGAGGGCTGCTTTTATCTTGGCGAACTTTATAAAAATAATCTAGTAAAAGCCGCGGATAAGAGCGAGCGCGAGACCAAGATTAGCGCGTATTACAAGGCTAGCTGCGTCCTTTACGAGTATTTGCCGGGTTGCTTGGCGCTAGCCAATTTCATACAAGAAGAGCTAGGCGACGAGGTGCAGTCGTTTGCGATAAACAATACCCTATGTAACAAAAAATACGCTCCGGGATGCTACAACGTGGCCTGGATGATAGAGCGAACGGGGGGCGATATAGGCGAGATGATGGAGTATTACGAGCGCTCGTGTAAGCTAGGCTACGCAGGCGGCTGCGAGAGGGCGGCGTGGCTGTATGAGGGAAATTTCAACGAAAACAGATACGAGCAAGTAAAAAAAGATGCGAAAAAGGCAAAGCAAATGCGAAAAAAGGCGTGCGAGCTAGGCGATAAGCAAAGCTGTTAA